In the Lepisosteus oculatus isolate fLepOcu1 chromosome 6, fLepOcu1.hap2, whole genome shotgun sequence genome, one interval contains:
- the LOC102698220 gene encoding inositol monophosphatase 1-like, whose protein sequence is MVDSWQECMDYCISVTREAGKVIREALKHDVSIMLKSSPVDLVTETDQKVEALIISSIKQKFPSHSFIGEESVAAGAPSILTDNPTWIIDPIDGTTNFVHRFPFVAVSIGFAVNKEIEFGIVYSCIEDKMYTARKGKGAFCNGIRIHVSGQEDISNSLVLTEIGYKKDPEHFKTMMTNMQRIVSIPTHGIRSPGSAAVNMCLVAAGAADAYYHIGIHCWDMAGGAIIVTEAGGVIIDISGGPFDLMSRRLITASSRALAERIAKEIQPFPCGRDDEED, encoded by the exons ATGGTTGATTCTTGGCAAGAATGCATGGATTATTGCATTTCTGTGACTAGAGAAGCTGGGAAG GTGATTCGCGAAGCGCTAAAACATGATGTTTCAATAATGTTGAAGAGTTCTCCTGTAGATCTTGTGACTGAAACTGATCAGAAAGTGGAAGCTCTAATTATATCATCAATCAAGCAAAAGTTTCCATCTCACAG ttttattgGTGAAGAGTCTGTTGCTGCTGGAGCACCCAGCATTCTGACAGACAACCCCACATGGATAATAGATCCAATTGATGGGACTACAAACTTTGTACACAG attcCCATTTGTGGCTGTATCTATTGGTTTTGCTGTGAACAAAGAG ATTGAATTTGGAATAGTTTACAGCTGTATAGAAGATAAAATGTATACTGCCAGAAAAGGAAAAGGAGCATTTTGCAATGGGATTAGGATACATGTATCAGGACAAGAAG aTATATCAAACTCACTTGTATTAACTGAAATTGGATACAAAAAGGATCCagagcattttaaaacaatgatgACCAACATGCAAAGGATTGTGAGCATCCCAACCCATGG AATCCGGTCTCCTGGAAGTGCAGCTGTCAACATGTGCCTTGTGGCTGCTGGAGCAGCTGATGCCTATTATCACATAGGAATCCACTGCTGGGACATGGCAGGAGGGGCTATCATAGTAACTGAAGCTGGTGGAGTGATTATAGATATCAGTG GAGGTCCTTTCGATCTGATGTCTCGGAGGCTGATCACAGCGAGCAGCAGAGCTCTTGCAGAGCGGATTGCTAAGGAGATTCAGCCTTTTCCCTGTGGAAGAGACGATGAAGAAGACTAG
- the LOC138239375 gene encoding uncharacterized protein codes for MYRIHLDGLDGAAAAIVHQNGYYTANGESGQDAGVKHNKMLLTNIIDKTAVIYRKENPFKNSKKFVDGVVHTHSVLSPCMHSPHSTHHEAVTTCFDKLETFLTNKANSKCAWEIVHVKTREMLQRLAHFTSRRRR; via the exons atgtACAGAATCCATCTGGATGGTCTGGATGGTGCagcggcagccatagtgcaccagaacggtTACTACACGGCCAATGGGGaatctggccaggacgccggg gtgAAACATAACAAAATGCTGCTCACCAACATCATTGATAAGACTGCAGTGATTTACCGGAAAGAAAATCCCTTCAAGAACTCAAAGAAATTTGTTGATGGGGTGGTTCATACTCACTCTGTGCTTAGTCCATGT ATGCACTCTCCTCACTCAACACACCATGAAGCAGTAACCACATGCTTTGACAAACTTGAGACCTTTCTAACCAACAAG gcCAACAGCAAGTGTGCTTGGGAAATTGTGCATGTCAAAACAAGAGAGATGCTTCAGAGGCTTGCACATTTCACTTCAAGACGAAGACGGTGA